The Candidatus Kuenenbacteria bacterium HGW-Kuenenbacteria-1 genomic sequence AAACCAGGTTTAGCAATTATTTTGGTTGGACAAAATAAAGCTTCAAATGTTTATGTAAAAATAAAAGAAAAAGCCTGCAAAGAGATAGGAATATATTTTGAATTATTCACTTTTAAAAAAGAAAAAACTATATTAGTTTTAGAGAAAAAAATTATTACCTTAATTAAAAATCTTAATAAACGTTTAGATATCCATGGGATTTTAGTTCAATTGCCATTACCTGCAGAACTAAACACAAATAAAATTATCAAAACTATTAATCCTAAAAAAGATGTTGATGGATTTCATCCTCAAAATATTAAAAACAAAATAATTATCTCTCCTGTTTTTAAAGCGATCATTGAATTTTTAAAAATTATTCCTACATCTAATTTAAAACAAAAAAAAGTTTTGATTATTGCTAAAAATAAAATTTTTACTGAACCTTTAAAATTTTTATTAAAAAAACTTAAATTAAATATTGCTATTTATTTTTATTCAAAAAATTACAAAATTCAAGAATTAAAAAAAATATCTCAACAAGCGGATATTTTAATTATTGCTATTGGAAAACCAAAATTTATCACCGCAGATATGGTCAAAAAGGATGCTGTTGTTATTGATATAGGTTATAATTTAATTAAAAATAAAAGCGTTGGGGATGTTGATTTTGAAAATGTTTTTAAAAAAATACGGTTTATCACTCCCGTTCCAGGAGGTATTGGCCCTTTAACAGTAGCTTTTCTTTTGGAAAATTGTTATGAAATAGCGATAAAATAATTTATTAACATTCAAATTTTGATACAATAAAAAACATAAATAAATCCCGTATTTTTATATATCTTATTAATCAATCAATTCTTCTATTTTAATTTTTCTATTTCTAAATAATTCTAAATCTTTTTTATTAATAAAAAAGATTTTTTTATTTTCAGTTTTATTTTTAATTAATATGCGTGTGGCACTATAATCAAAATCATAAGCATATAATACATCAGCTGTTGTTTTTAAAATTAAATTAAAAATTTCCTGAACATTTTCTTCTTGATAATCAGGGATTTCTAAAACAAAAGTAAAAATTTTATCTTTTAATGCCCACTGAATTTCTTTGGCTTCAAATTTTTCTTTTAGTTTTTTATCTTCAAACACAAAAGAAAAAAAATTATTTTTTTCTGTCTCATCTTTCTTTTTGGTTGTGGCAATTTTTATTCGTTGAGCAATTTGAGTAGCTAAAAAATCTGGCAAAAAAATTTCATTCATTTTAAAATTTTTTCCTTCCCAATCATTAATGATCTTGTCATTTTTATTTAATCCTTTTAATAATCTTTGAGAAAATTCACCTTTGGAAATATTTGCTAAGCGAGCTCGATAAACATCATAAAAATACCCTACAACAGATAATTCATTGCCATTTTCCATATCAACAGTTTTTATAACATAAAAATCTAAATTATTATCAGAACTCAAAGCTACTCTATGTGTTAAAAAAATCACATGATCAATTTTTTCTGCCACTTCTTTATTAAGTTTTTTCTCTTCTGCTTTATCATCTTCTAATAAATTACTTAAAGGGAAATAAACGCCGATAGTTTTATTAATAATCTCCACTTTCACATTATATTTA encodes the following:
- a CDS encoding bifunctional methylenetetrahydrofolate dehydrogenase/methenyltetrahydrofolate cyclohydrolase, with product MEKILKGNKIAKKIKKELKQKIAKLKIKPGLAIILVGQNKASNVYVKIKEKACKEIGIYFELFTFKKEKTILVLEKKIITLIKNLNKRLDIHGILVQLPLPAELNTNKIIKTINPKKDVDGFHPQNIKNKIIISPVFKAIIEFLKIIPTSNLKQKKVLIIAKNKIFTEPLKFLLKKLKLNIAIYFYSKNYKIQELKKISQQADILIIAIGKPKFITADMVKKDAVVIDIGYNLIKNKSVGDVDFENVFKKIRFITPVPGGIGPLTVAFLLENCYEIAIK